A segment of the Mycobacteriales bacterium genome:
CCGGAGTCCTGCACGGTCGTGAACGGCCCCGGCGTCAGCACCTCGATCACCGCGGCACGAACCTCACCCGGTCACCCGGCGCCAGCAGCGCGGGCCGGTCCGCCCGCCCGGCGTCGAAGACCTGCAGGTCGGTGCGGCCGATCAGCCGCCACCCACCGGGCGTCTCCTGCGGGTAGACCGCCGAATACTCGCCGGCGATCGCGACCGCGCCCACCGGAACCCGGGTGCGCGGCGTCTCGCGGCGCGGCACCTGCAGGACCGGGTCGACGCCGCTGAGGTACGCGAATCCCGGCGAGAAGCCGAGGAACGACACCAGGTAGGTCGCCGCGGAATGCCGCCGTACGACGTCCACTGTGGACAGTCCGGTGATCTCGGCAACGTCGTCGAGATCCGCGCCGTCATAGGTGACCGGTACGTCGACCGTGCGGCCGGGCGCTGCCGATGTCTCCGGCCCGGGCGTGCCGGCGACCTGGCGCACCCGGTCGAGGTCGGCCACCCGCGGATCGACGACGACGAGCACACTCCGCGCCCCGACGACGCAGTCGTCGATCCCGGGGAGATCGGCGGCACGAAGCGCGGACCAGACGCGGTGGGCATCGGCCGACCCGTCGGTTTCGACGAGCAGCGCGGAATCGCCGACGTCGGCGAATCTCATCCGAGCGACCGGACCTCGACACCGGCGTCCTCGAGCGCCGTACGCACCCGCCGGGCCAGCGCCGCGGCGCCCGGCGTATCGCCATGCACGCACACTGAGCGCGCGCCGAGCCGCAGCACCGATCCGTCGATCGCCACCACGGTTCCGTCGGTGACCATGCGCAGCACCCGCGCGACGACCTCGTCGGGCGACGTGACCAGCGCGCCCCGTTCGCGCCGGGACACCAGGCGGCCGTCGGGGGTGTAGCCGCGGTCGGCGAAACTCTCCGGCACGACCTTCACGCCGGCATCGGCCGCTGTCTGCAGGCCGGT
Coding sequences within it:
- the pxpB gene encoding 5-oxoprolinase subunit PxpB, which produces MRFADVGDSALLVETDGSADAHRVWSALRAADLPGIDDCVVGARSVLVVVDPRVADLDRVRQVAGTPGPETSAAPGRTVDVPVTYDGADLDDVAEITGLSTVDVVRRHSAATYLVSFLGFSPGFAYLSGVDPVLQVPRRETPRTRVPVGAVAIAGEYSAVYPQETPGGWRLIGRTDLQVFDAGRADRPALLAPGDRVRFVPR